One Streptomyces mobaraensis NBRC 13819 = DSM 40847 DNA segment encodes these proteins:
- the pyrE gene encoding orotate phosphoribosyltransferase, whose product MNARDALLQQIKDKAVVHGKVTLSSGKEADYYIDLRRITLDAEAAPLVGQVMLDATADLEYDAVGGLTLGADPVATSMLHAAAARGRKLDAFVVRKAQKTHGMQRRIEGPDIAGRRVLVVEDTSTTGGSPLTAVEAAREAGAEVVAVATIVDRGAAQAIAAAGLRYVTGYQLGDLDLA is encoded by the coding sequence ATGAACGCGCGTGACGCCCTGCTGCAGCAGATCAAGGACAAGGCCGTGGTCCACGGCAAGGTGACCCTCTCCTCCGGCAAGGAGGCCGACTACTACATCGACCTGCGCCGGATCACCCTCGACGCCGAGGCCGCCCCGCTGGTCGGCCAGGTGATGCTGGACGCCACCGCCGACCTGGAGTACGACGCCGTGGGCGGACTGACCCTGGGCGCCGACCCGGTCGCCACCTCGATGCTGCACGCCGCCGCCGCGCGCGGCCGGAAGCTGGACGCCTTCGTCGTCCGCAAGGCGCAGAAGACGCACGGCATGCAGCGCCGCATCGAGGGCCCGGACATCGCGGGCCGCCGGGTGCTCGTCGTCGAGGACACCTCCACCACCGGCGGCTCGCCGCTGACCGCCGTGGAGGCGGCCCGCGAGGCGGGCGCCGAGGTCGTCGCCGTGGCGACGATCGTCGACCGCGGTGCCGCCCAGGCCATCGCCGCCGCCGGCCTGCGTTATGTGACCGGCTACCAGCTCGGGGACCTCGATCTGGCCTGA
- a CDS encoding DsbA family protein — protein sequence MARPRQTVTYAFDAYCGWCYGYGPTVREFAAVNADRLDLRVLSGGLFTGARAQPVGAYASYIPQSDARIAELTGAVFGAAYSRAVAEGSTVLDSADAATALVALARQAPERTLELAGALQGAWYRDGRSLSDPATLKAVAAEAGLDAEEAAAAYARPDVRQEALAGFREVRRLGVDSFPTLLLHTPDGGVRRLGGPTTSAQALTRALDEHGTGA from the coding sequence ATGGCACGGCCCCGGCAGACCGTCACCTACGCATTCGACGCCTACTGCGGCTGGTGCTACGGCTACGGCCCCACCGTCCGCGAGTTCGCGGCCGTGAACGCCGACCGGCTCGACCTCCGGGTGCTGAGCGGTGGCCTGTTCACCGGCGCCCGGGCGCAGCCGGTGGGCGCGTACGCCTCGTACATCCCGCAGTCGGACGCCCGGATCGCCGAGCTGACGGGCGCGGTCTTCGGCGCGGCGTACTCCCGGGCGGTGGCCGAGGGCTCGACCGTGCTCGACTCCGCCGACGCGGCGACGGCCCTGGTCGCGCTGGCCCGGCAGGCGCCCGAGCGGACGCTCGAACTGGCGGGGGCGCTCCAGGGCGCCTGGTACCGCGACGGGCGCAGCCTGTCCGACCCCGCCACCCTCAAGGCCGTCGCCGCCGAGGCCGGCCTGGACGCGGAGGAGGCGGCCGCCGCCTACGCCCGTCCCGACGTCCGCCAGGAGGCGCTGGCCGGCTTCCGCGAGGTCCGGCGGCTGGGCGTGGACAGCTTCCCCACCCTGCTGCTGCACACCCCCGACGGCGGCGTCCGCCGGCTCGGCGGCCCCACCACCTCCGCGCAGGCGCTCACCCGTGCCCTCGACGAGCATGGAACCGGCGCGTAA
- a CDS encoding aldose 1-epimerase: protein MTNAQTTLTAGKAAVTVDQENGCRLSSLRIDGTELLRQGPKYGSFPMVPWCGRIAYGRFRNGGETHQMPLNHLPHPHALHGTGRDTAWRVSRAEDSFAAFTYDLAAPWPYPGRVTQLVELAEDSLTLTMGVEAASDSFPAQAGWHPWFLRNLGTGRDVELDFAPAWQEERGDDHLPTGRRIDPLPGPWDDCFGMPDGVAVTLTWPGALELKVTSRAEWVVVYDEQDEAVCVEPQSGPPNGLNTMPRLVTPIDPLEISTTWSWRSLA from the coding sequence GTGACCAACGCTCAGACGACACTGACCGCAGGCAAGGCCGCGGTGACCGTGGACCAGGAGAACGGCTGCCGCCTCTCCAGTCTCAGGATCGACGGGACCGAACTCCTCCGCCAGGGGCCGAAGTACGGCTCCTTCCCCATGGTCCCGTGGTGCGGGCGGATCGCCTACGGCCGTTTCCGCAACGGCGGCGAGACGCACCAGATGCCACTGAACCACCTGCCGCACCCGCACGCGCTGCACGGCACCGGCCGCGACACGGCCTGGCGGGTCTCCCGGGCCGAGGACTCCTTCGCCGCGTTCACCTACGACCTCGCCGCCCCCTGGCCGTACCCCGGCCGCGTCACCCAGTTGGTGGAGCTGGCCGAGGACTCGCTGACGCTCACCATGGGCGTCGAGGCGGCCTCGGACTCCTTCCCGGCCCAGGCCGGCTGGCACCCCTGGTTCCTGCGCAACCTCGGTACCGGCCGCGACGTCGAGCTGGACTTCGCTCCCGCCTGGCAGGAGGAGCGCGGCGACGACCACCTGCCGACCGGCCGGCGGATCGATCCGCTCCCCGGCCCCTGGGACGACTGCTTCGGCATGCCGGACGGTGTCGCGGTGACGCTGACCTGGCCCGGAGCCCTGGAGCTCAAGGTCACCAGCCGCGCCGAATGGGTCGTCGTCTACGACGAGCAGGACGAGGCCGTCTGCGTCGAGCCGCAGTCCGGCCCGCCCAACGGGCTGAACACCATGCCGCGCCTGGTCACCCCCATCGACCCGCTGGAGATCTCCACCACGTGGAGCTGGCGGAGCCTGGCATAG
- a CDS encoding CoxG family protein, which yields MEHEVFVPFPVGDVRRALADPARVARCVPGLQQDEAGADDAGGAPAGTGITVAGRLRLRIGGSTITYRGSLRLTEHDGAYELSAEGTEARGSASVSLTLSALPEEAPGGTRVACSGTVSRAGRLAEFDTRTAEGTARRLLDRFATALAEELAQDVRDAALRDELPPLDDGTFAPASEVLPAEVLPDDEPPAEAAHARRTMIGRSAEEVDHAPPRGRYAPVPAPETTSGRAALRWAAPAAAVALASAVVVGRVLRRRR from the coding sequence ATGGAGCACGAGGTTTTCGTTCCGTTCCCCGTCGGTGACGTCCGGCGGGCCCTGGCCGACCCCGCCCGGGTGGCCCGGTGCGTCCCGGGCCTCCAGCAGGACGAGGCCGGGGCGGACGACGCGGGCGGCGCGCCGGCGGGCACCGGCATCACGGTGGCCGGCCGGCTGCGGCTGCGCATCGGCGGGTCGACGATCACCTACCGGGGCTCGCTGCGGCTGACCGAGCACGACGGCGCCTACGAGCTGTCCGCCGAGGGCACCGAGGCCCGCGGCTCGGCGTCCGTGTCGCTCACCCTGAGCGCCCTGCCCGAGGAGGCCCCCGGCGGCACTCGGGTGGCCTGCTCCGGAACGGTCTCCCGGGCCGGCCGGCTGGCCGAGTTCGACACCCGGACGGCCGAGGGCACGGCCCGCCGGCTGCTGGACCGCTTCGCCACCGCGCTCGCCGAGGAACTGGCCCAGGACGTCCGGGACGCGGCGCTCCGCGACGAGCTGCCGCCCCTGGACGACGGGACGTTCGCCCCGGCCTCCGAGGTGCTGCCCGCCGAGGTTCTGCCGGACGACGAGCCGCCGGCCGAGGCGGCCCACGCCCGCCGGACGATGATCGGCCGCAGCGCCGAGGAGGTCGACCACGCCCCGCCGCGCGGCCGGTACGCGCCGGTCCCCGCGCCCGAGACCACCTCAGGCCGGGCGGCCCTGCGCTGGGCGGCCCCGGCGGCGGCCGTCGCCCTCGCCTCCGCCGTGGTCGTCGGCCGGGTGCTGCGCCGCAGGCGCTGA
- a CDS encoding NAD(P)-dependent oxidoreductase, with protein MAKIALFGANGTIGSRVLREALDRGHQVTAVVRDPAKLTEQHPNLTVTTGDVLDPQSVAAVAQGQDVVVSAVGGGDGPGHIATIKPAAESLVAGLRTLGDAAPRLIAVGGAGSLRTPDGKQVWDAEGLPEFLLQIMHAHGDALDFYRTVTDVRWTNLSPAGLIEPGERTGTYRTGLDDLVVDENGKSRISVEDYAVALVDEIEEPRHIGERFTVAD; from the coding sequence ATGGCGAAGATCGCCCTCTTCGGCGCCAACGGCACGATCGGCAGCCGCGTGCTGCGCGAGGCCCTGGACCGCGGACACCAGGTGACGGCCGTCGTACGCGACCCCGCCAAGCTCACCGAGCAGCACCCCAACCTCACGGTCACCACCGGTGACGTGCTCGACCCGCAGTCCGTCGCCGCCGTGGCCCAGGGCCAGGACGTCGTCGTCAGCGCGGTCGGCGGCGGCGACGGCCCGGGCCACATCGCCACCATCAAGCCCGCCGCGGAGTCCCTGGTCGCCGGCCTGCGGACGCTCGGCGACGCGGCCCCGCGGCTGATCGCGGTCGGCGGCGCCGGCTCGCTGCGCACGCCGGACGGCAAGCAGGTCTGGGACGCGGAGGGACTGCCCGAGTTCCTGCTCCAGATCATGCACGCCCACGGTGACGCCCTGGACTTCTACCGCACGGTCACCGATGTGCGCTGGACCAACCTCAGCCCGGCCGGCCTGATCGAGCCCGGCGAGCGCACCGGCACCTACCGCACCGGCCTGGACGACCTGGTCGTGGACGAGAACGGCAAGAGCCGCATCTCCGTGGAGGACTACGCGGTCGCACTCGTCGACGAGATCGAGGAGCCGCGGCACATCGGCGAGCGCTTCACGGTCGCCGACTGA
- a CDS encoding tryptophan 2,3-dioxygenase: MPQPPTPPSLEFEATTPYEDYVRAEVLSSLQQPVTDDPGELAFLVTTQVMELWFTLLVHEWETAARALRRDDLPTALAALERSVHELGSLNASWEPIARLTPAQFNRFRPALGEASGFQSAMYRRVEFLLGEKSTSLLVPYRNVPRVHARLEKALHEPSLYDEALRWLARRGHPVPRAVLDRDVAARYEPDPGVEEVWRAVYADGQGTDAYRLGEQLTEIAERVWRWRNDHLVATRRAMGAKPGTGGSSGVAWLEKRAAKTVFPELWTARGRV, translated from the coding sequence ATGCCGCAGCCGCCCACACCCCCGTCCCTCGAGTTCGAGGCCACGACGCCCTACGAGGACTACGTCCGCGCCGAGGTCCTCTCCAGCCTCCAGCAGCCGGTCACCGACGACCCGGGAGAGCTCGCGTTCCTCGTCACCACCCAGGTGATGGAGCTGTGGTTCACGCTCCTCGTCCACGAGTGGGAGACCGCCGCCCGGGCGCTGCGCCGGGACGACCTGCCCACGGCGCTGGCCGCGCTGGAGCGGTCGGTGCACGAGCTGGGTTCGCTCAACGCCTCCTGGGAGCCCATCGCCCGGCTGACGCCCGCGCAGTTCAACCGGTTCCGGCCGGCGCTCGGCGAGGCGTCCGGGTTCCAGTCGGCCATGTACCGCCGGGTGGAGTTCCTGCTCGGCGAGAAGTCCACGTCCCTGCTGGTGCCCTACCGCAACGTGCCGCGCGTCCACGCCCGGCTGGAGAAGGCGCTGCACGAACCGTCCCTCTACGACGAGGCGTTGCGCTGGCTCGCCCGGCGCGGCCACCCGGTGCCCCGCGCGGTGCTCGACCGCGACGTGGCCGCGCGCTACGAGCCGGACCCGGGCGTGGAGGAGGTGTGGCGGGCCGTCTACGCCGACGGCCAGGGCACCGACGCGTACCGGCTCGGCGAGCAGCTGACCGAGATCGCCGAGCGGGTGTGGCGCTGGCGCAACGACCATCTGGTGGCCACCCGGCGGGCGATGGGCGCCAAACCGGGCACCGGTGGCTCGTCGGGCGTCGCCTGGCTGGAGAAGCGGGCCGCGAAGACGGTGTTCCCGGAGCTGTGGACGGCGCGCGGCCGTGTCTGA
- a CDS encoding DUF3151 domain-containing protein, which yields MAIHQNLLGGPPPTHLPDDPEPRELLASGAAPSEVAAKYPASSLAWAQLADEAFEAGRVVESYAYARTGYHRGLDALRRSGWKGHGPVPFEHEPNRGFLRALHALARAAQAIGEQEECERCSTFLRDSSPTAANTLG from the coding sequence ATGGCCATTCATCAGAACCTCCTCGGGGGACCGCCCCCGACCCACCTGCCCGACGACCCCGAGCCGCGCGAACTGCTCGCCTCCGGCGCCGCGCCCTCCGAGGTCGCCGCCAAGTACCCCGCCTCCTCGCTCGCCTGGGCGCAGCTCGCCGACGAGGCGTTCGAGGCCGGCCGGGTCGTCGAGTCGTACGCCTACGCCCGTACCGGCTACCACCGCGGCCTCGACGCGCTGCGGCGCAGCGGGTGGAAGGGGCACGGGCCGGTGCCGTTCGAGCACGAGCCGAACCGGGGCTTCCTGCGGGCGCTGCACGCGCTCGCGCGGGCCGCGCAGGCGATCGGGGAGCAGGAGGAGTGCGAGCGGTGCTCGACGTTCCTGCGGGACAGCTCGCCTACGGCGGCGAACACGCTGGGCTGA
- a CDS encoding MFS transporter, translating to MGTATGRFVLLTAVLGSGMAMLDSTVVNVALPHIGADLGADLAVLQWTVNAYMLTLAGLILLGGSLGDRFGRRRVFVVGVVWFALASLLCGIAPNAGVLIAARALQGVGGALLTPGSLALLQSVFRPDDRAAAVGAWSGLGGVASAIGPFVGGWLVDGPGWRWVFLINLPVAAVCVPVALRHVPETRDPTARGRFDAAGAALGALALALVTYALIAAPDRGASPWVIGPAVAGVLLGALFVYVEGRLAEPMLPPSIFAIRTFSAVNAVTVCVYAAFSGFFFLSVLQFQIVVGWSALAAGTALLPTTVLMLLLSSRAGRFGQAVGPRLPLTAGPLLCAAGMLLMTRAGAGAVYWRDVLPALVVLGLGMTLLVAPLTATVLASVDVGRAGLASGINNAAARAAGLVAVAALPLLAGMGPEAYRDPGAFGSAFRRAMAWCAGSLVVGAVLAWTTIREPRRGGCHPECDYHCGVTAPPLDPGENGSRRPSKPGAEAGPEPGPGSGPGSGPQSPQNPG from the coding sequence ATGGGCACGGCCACCGGGCGGTTCGTCCTGCTCACGGCCGTTCTCGGGTCCGGCATGGCGATGCTGGACAGCACCGTCGTCAACGTCGCCCTGCCGCACATCGGCGCCGACCTGGGCGCCGACCTGGCCGTCCTCCAGTGGACGGTGAACGCCTACATGCTCACCCTCGCCGGGCTGATCCTCCTCGGCGGATCCCTCGGCGACCGGTTCGGGCGGCGCCGGGTGTTCGTCGTCGGCGTGGTGTGGTTCGCGCTCGCCTCCCTGCTCTGCGGGATCGCCCCCAACGCGGGCGTGCTCATCGCCGCCCGCGCGCTCCAGGGCGTCGGCGGCGCCCTGCTCACCCCCGGCTCCCTCGCCCTCCTCCAGTCCGTGTTCCGGCCCGACGACCGGGCCGCCGCCGTGGGCGCCTGGTCCGGCCTGGGCGGCGTGGCCTCCGCCATCGGCCCGTTCGTGGGCGGCTGGCTGGTGGACGGACCCGGCTGGCGCTGGGTCTTCCTGATCAACCTGCCGGTCGCGGCCGTCTGCGTCCCGGTGGCCCTCCGGCACGTCCCCGAGACCCGGGACCCCACGGCCCGCGGGCGCTTCGACGCGGCCGGCGCCGCCCTCGGCGCCCTGGCCCTCGCCCTGGTCACCTACGCCCTGATCGCCGCCCCCGACCGGGGAGCGTCCCCCTGGGTCATCGGCCCGGCCGTCGCCGGGGTGCTGCTCGGCGCCCTCTTCGTGTACGTCGAGGGACGCCTCGCCGAGCCCATGCTGCCGCCGAGCATCTTCGCGATCCGGACGTTCTCGGCGGTCAACGCCGTCACCGTCTGCGTCTACGCGGCCTTCAGCGGTTTCTTCTTCCTCTCCGTGCTCCAGTTCCAGATCGTCGTCGGCTGGTCCGCGCTGGCCGCCGGCACGGCGCTGCTGCCCACCACCGTCCTGATGCTGCTGCTCTCCTCCCGCGCGGGCCGGTTCGGGCAGGCCGTCGGCCCCCGGCTGCCGCTCACCGCCGGGCCGCTGCTCTGCGCGGCGGGCATGCTGCTGATGACGCGCGCCGGAGCGGGCGCCGTCTACTGGCGGGACGTGCTGCCCGCCCTCGTCGTCCTGGGCCTCGGCATGACCCTCCTCGTCGCCCCGCTCACCGCCACCGTCCTGGCCTCGGTCGACGTCGGCCGGGCCGGCCTGGCCAGCGGCATCAACAATGCCGCCGCCCGGGCCGCCGGCCTGGTCGCGGTGGCCGCGCTGCCGCTGCTCGCCGGGATGGGCCCCGAGGCGTACCGCGACCCCGGCGCGTTCGGGAGCGCCTTCCGGCGGGCGATGGCCTGGTGCGCGGGCTCCCTCGTGGTGGGCGCGGTCCTGGCCTGGACGACGATCCGCGAGCCGCGGCGCGGCGGCTGCCATCCCGAGTGCGACTACCACTGCGGGGTGACCGCGCCCCCGCTGGACCCCGGGGAGAACGGATCCCGCCGGCCGTCGAAGCCGGGGGCGGAGGCGGGGCCCGAGCCGGGGCCGGGGTCAGGGCCGGGGTCAGGGCCGCAGTCGCCGCAGAACCCGGGCTGA
- the fbaA gene encoding class II fructose-bisphosphate aldolase, whose protein sequence is MPIATPEVYNEMLDRAKAGKFAYPAINVTSTQTLHAALRGFAEAESDGIIQISTGGAEFLGGQYSKDMVSGAVALAEFAHVVAKKYPVNIALHTDHCPKDKLDGYVRPLLKISQERVAAGQNPLFQSHMWDGSAEKLDENLAIAKELLAEAVKAKIILEVEITPTGGEEDGVSHEINDELYTTVADVEKTAEALGLGEKGRYLLAASFGNVHGVYKPGNVVLRPELLRELQDGIAAKHGKQDPFDFVFHGGSGSTEEEIRTALENGVVKMNLDTDTQYAFTRPVAAHMFKNYDGVLKVDGEVGNKKTYDPRTWGKLAEASMAERVTKACADLRSTGTKLK, encoded by the coding sequence ATGCCCATCGCAACTCCCGAGGTCTACAACGAGATGCTCGACCGGGCGAAGGCAGGCAAGTTCGCCTACCCGGCCATCAACGTGACCTCGACGCAGACGCTGCACGCCGCGCTGCGCGGTTTCGCCGAGGCGGAGAGCGACGGCATCATCCAGATCTCCACCGGTGGCGCGGAGTTCCTGGGCGGCCAGTACAGCAAGGACATGGTCTCCGGCGCCGTCGCGCTGGCCGAGTTCGCGCACGTCGTGGCCAAGAAGTACCCGGTCAACATCGCCCTGCACACCGACCACTGCCCCAAGGACAAGCTGGACGGCTATGTCCGCCCACTGCTGAAGATCTCCCAGGAGCGTGTGGCCGCCGGGCAGAACCCGCTGTTCCAGTCCCACATGTGGGACGGTTCCGCCGAGAAGCTCGACGAGAACCTGGCCATCGCCAAGGAACTGCTCGCCGAGGCCGTCAAGGCGAAGATCATCCTTGAGGTCGAGATCACCCCGACCGGTGGCGAGGAGGACGGCGTCAGCCACGAGATCAACGACGAGCTGTACACCACCGTCGCCGACGTCGAGAAGACCGCCGAGGCGCTGGGCCTGGGCGAGAAGGGCCGCTACCTGCTGGCCGCCTCCTTCGGCAACGTCCACGGCGTCTACAAGCCGGGCAACGTCGTCCTCCGCCCCGAGCTGCTCCGCGAGCTCCAGGACGGCATCGCCGCCAAGCACGGCAAGCAGGACCCGTTCGACTTCGTCTTCCACGGCGGCTCCGGCTCCACCGAGGAGGAGATCCGCACCGCGCTGGAGAACGGCGTCGTGAAGATGAACCTCGACACCGACACCCAGTACGCCTTCACCCGCCCGGTGGCGGCCCACATGTTCAAGAACTACGACGGCGTCCTGAAGGTCGACGGCGAGGTCGGCAACAAGAAGACCTACGACCCGCGCACCTGGGGCAAGCTGGCCGAGGCGAGCATGGCCGAGCGCGTCACCAAGGCGTGCGCCGACCTGCGTTCGACGGGCACGAAGCTCAAGTAG
- the kynU gene encoding kynureninase, which produces MSDAEALAHEAARLDAADELRGRRAAFELDDDTVYLDGNSLGALPRTVAPRLADVVRREWGRLLIRSWEESGWWAAPERVGDRIGRLVGAAPGQVVVGDSTSVNVFKAVVAAVRLAGDGRDEILVDAATFPTDGYIAASAARLTGCRIRAVPAPDLAAAAGPRTAAALVNHVDYRTGRLHDLPGTTAALHEAGALAVWDLCHSAGALPVGLDGHGVDLAVGCTYKYLNGGPGSPAFLYVRRDHQDRFDSPLPGWNSHADPFSMDPAYRPADGAARGRTGTPEILSLLALDAALDVWDGVDLAAVRAKSLALTDFFLRRVAALVPPGRVESVTPAAHAERGSQVSLRCPSGAEDVMAALVRRGVVGDFRRPDVLRFGFAPLYTSFADAERAARTLAEVL; this is translated from the coding sequence GTGTCTGACGCCGAGGCACTCGCCCACGAGGCCGCCCGCCTGGACGCCGCCGACGAACTGCGCGGCAGACGCGCCGCGTTCGAGCTGGACGACGACACCGTCTACCTCGACGGCAACTCCCTCGGCGCCCTGCCGCGTACCGTCGCCCCCCGCCTCGCCGACGTCGTCCGCCGCGAGTGGGGACGGCTGCTTATCCGCTCCTGGGAGGAGTCCGGCTGGTGGGCCGCGCCCGAGCGCGTCGGCGACCGGATCGGACGGCTCGTCGGGGCCGCGCCCGGGCAGGTGGTGGTGGGCGACTCGACCAGCGTCAACGTCTTCAAGGCCGTGGTCGCCGCCGTCCGCCTGGCCGGGGACGGCCGCGACGAGATCCTCGTCGACGCCGCGACGTTCCCGACCGACGGCTACATCGCCGCGTCCGCGGCCCGGCTGACGGGCTGCCGGATCCGCGCCGTCCCGGCCCCCGACCTCGCCGCCGCGGCCGGCCCGCGGACCGCCGCCGCCCTGGTCAACCACGTCGACTACCGCACCGGCCGGCTGCACGACCTGCCCGGCACCACCGCCGCCCTGCACGAGGCCGGCGCGCTCGCCGTCTGGGACCTGTGCCACAGCGCGGGCGCGCTGCCCGTCGGACTGGACGGGCACGGCGTGGACCTCGCGGTCGGCTGCACCTACAAGTACCTGAACGGCGGCCCGGGTTCGCCCGCGTTCCTCTACGTCCGCCGCGACCACCAGGACCGCTTCGACTCCCCGCTGCCCGGCTGGAACTCGCACGCCGACCCCTTCTCCATGGACCCCGCCTACCGGCCCGCCGACGGCGCGGCCCGCGGCCGGACCGGGACGCCCGAGATCCTCTCCCTGCTGGCACTGGACGCCGCGCTGGACGTCTGGGACGGCGTCGACCTCGCCGCCGTCCGCGCCAAGAGCCTCGCGCTCACCGACTTCTTCCTGCGCCGCGTGGCCGCGCTCGTCCCGCCCGGCCGGGTGGAGTCCGTCACCCCCGCGGCGCACGCCGAGCGCGGCAGCCAGGTGTCGCTGCGCTGCCCGTCGGGTGCGGAGGACGTCATGGCCGCGCTGGTGCGGCGGGGCGTCGTCGGCGACTTCCGCCGCCCGGACGTGCTCCGGTTCGGCTTCGCGCCGCTCTACACCTCCTTCGCGGACGCCGAGCGGGCGGCGCGGACCCTGGCGGAGGTGCTGTGA
- a CDS encoding helix-turn-helix domain-containing protein, giving the protein MVKKRHECTEAVHGTGESDGIVELTYRPPPGTPRGIEVMTVAELRARAPEGLLPRPQRLDFHQLVVVDSGATSHTVDFTGYWLTEGSVLWVRPGQVQSFGDAARIEGTVILAQPGFLPPGSPVAALADDPFHPVLRQPVGTDREAVTCAVRHLAADFRTGAGLPADVHADVLRHLLSVLVLRLAHLTTPVGSRVPAPADAFLRFRAAVERDFATTHRVADYARALGYAPRTLSRATLAAAGVAAKEFIDRRVVLEAKRLLAHSDLAVVRIGERLGFEDAANFSKFFQQRAGVAPGAFRESARGAGR; this is encoded by the coding sequence ATGGTGAAAAAACGACACGAGTGCACGGAGGCCGTCCACGGCACCGGCGAGTCCGACGGCATCGTCGAGCTCACCTACCGGCCGCCGCCGGGCACCCCGCGGGGCATCGAGGTGATGACCGTCGCCGAGCTGCGGGCGCGGGCGCCCGAGGGGCTGCTGCCCCGGCCGCAGCGGCTGGACTTCCACCAGCTCGTGGTCGTCGACTCGGGCGCCACCTCGCACACCGTGGACTTCACGGGGTACTGGCTGACCGAGGGCTCGGTGCTCTGGGTGCGGCCCGGCCAGGTGCAGAGCTTCGGGGACGCGGCCCGGATCGAGGGCACGGTGATCCTCGCCCAGCCGGGCTTCCTGCCACCCGGCTCACCCGTCGCGGCGCTGGCCGACGACCCGTTCCACCCCGTGCTCCGGCAGCCCGTCGGCACCGACCGCGAGGCGGTGACCTGCGCGGTACGCCATCTCGCGGCCGACTTCCGCACGGGCGCGGGCCTGCCCGCCGACGTGCACGCGGACGTCCTGCGCCACCTGCTGTCCGTGCTGGTCCTGCGGCTGGCGCACCTCACCACGCCGGTGGGCAGCCGCGTCCCGGCGCCGGCGGACGCGTTCCTCCGCTTCCGCGCGGCCGTGGAACGCGACTTCGCCACCACCCACCGCGTCGCCGACTACGCCCGCGCCCTCGGCTACGCGCCCCGCACCCTCTCCCGCGCCACCCTGGCCGCGGCCGGGGTGGCCGCCAAGGAGTTCATCGACCGGCGGGTGGTCCTGGAGGCCAAGCGGCTGCTGGCCCACAGCGACCTGGCGGTCGTCCGGATCGGGGAACGGCTGGGCTTCGAGGACGCCGCGAACTTCTCGAAGTTCTTCCAGCAGCGGGCCGGGGTGGCCCCGGGAGCCTTCCGGGAATCGGCCCGCGGGGCGGGGCGGTAG